A region of Penaeus chinensis breed Huanghai No. 1 chromosome 38, ASM1920278v2, whole genome shotgun sequence DNA encodes the following proteins:
- the LOC125046250 gene encoding uncharacterized protein LOC125046250 isoform X2 has product MGWLKKDMMKELLKGFLGYAPTEQQIAGFNSIVKIGNSEHLCLGDVAMPLKSPAVKYMENMTTALGHYIRDRNEESHSTALKSLQEIKFPVSKIWIDKDILYVKFEREKLMKCILKEVTKNGFNYGKSKLLSLVKINIAESASRESSAPATSYRGHKLAFHVGEILKHAGAAVELQEWDESKPRGKKRQNSPAPILSEQKKDGKGTYKCPGHCPPCAPTIEPSTSAAGEEEDNEISLCIAREPLPTTMISKANQYLFAPVVHMKTNKVWDGSAEDLCKILVEELKRAAMQKHGDIDTPEWSQFLEEQAWRCMSLQMLGVSHCSPLKVEVDGVTQNSRESAFILYNYARLCTIFQSFEESVSEGEIPPLPDIEEIDFALLRNDEEWQLVWGYIFHFPDIIEENAVEILKGSGKFRTVAVAKFLGSFSHRVSEYYSRYHVLSEPLPHLLPTIYARLHLLQAVKTVMEICFATLGVESPTSFM; this is encoded by the exons ATGGGGTGGCTCAAGAAGGACATGATGAAAGAATTACTTAAAGGATTTCTAGGATACGCACCAACAGAGCAACAGATTGCAGGCTTCAATTCTATTGTGAAAATAG GAAACAGTGAACATCTGTGCCTGGGCGATGTTGCAATGCCTCTAAAGTCCCCAGCGGTAAAATACATGGAGAATATGACCACTGCTCTTGGTCATTACATTAGAGACCGTAATGAGGAGAGCCACAGT acTGCCCTCAAGTCTCTGCAGGAGATTAAATTCCCAGTGAGtaagatatggatagataaagatatcttGTATGTCAAATTTGAAAGAGAGAAGCTCATGAAGTGTATTTTAAAGGAAGTAACCAAGAATGGGTTCAACTACGGAAAAAGCAAACTGCTTTCACTTGTG aaaaTCAATATAGCAGAAAGTGCAAGCAGAGAGTCATCTGCTCCAGCAACTTCATACCGTGGCCACAAACTTGCTTTCCATGTTGGGGAGATTCTCAAACATGCTGGTGCAGCCGTGGAGTTACAAGAATGGGATGAGAGCAAACCcagaggaaagaaaaggcaaaattcTCCTGCACCTATATTAAGTGAACAGAAAAAAGATGGTAAAGGTACTTATAAGTGTCCAGGACATTGTCCTCCTTGTGCTCCTACAATAGAACCAAGTACAAGTGCTGCTGGGG aggaagaggataatgagatAAGCCTTTGTATTGCAAGAGAACCACTTCCAACTACCATGATTTCCAAGGCAAACCAGTATCTCTTTGCTCCAGTTGTTCACATGAAAACTAACAAGGTGTGGGATGGATCAGCAGAAGATTTATGCAA AATCTTGGTAGAGGAACTGAAACGAGCAGCTATGCAGAAACATGGAGACATTGATACACCAGAATGGAGCCAGTTCTTGGAGGAGCAAGCATGGAGATGCATGAGCCTCCAGATGCTTGGTGTCTCTCACTGCTCTCCACTGAAAGTAGAAGTGGATGGTGTGACTCAGAACTCGAGAG aatctGCATTTATCTTGTATAACTATGCACGCCTCTGCACCATCTTCCAATCTTTTGAGGAGAGTGTCTCAGAAGGAGAAATTCCACCATTGCCAGACATTGAAGAAATTGACTTTGCCCTGCTGAGAAATGAT GAGGAATGGCAGTTAGTCTGGGGATACATCTTTCACTTCCCAGACATCATAGAAGAAAATGCAGTGGAAATCCTGAAAGGCAGTGGAAAATTTAGAACTGTAGCTGTCGCCAAGTTCTTGGGTTCCTTTTCGCATCGTGTGAGCGAGTACTACAGCCGCTACCATGTCCTGTCTGAGCCTCTGCCACATCTACTCCCCACAATATATGCAAGACTTCATCTCTTGCAAGCTGTCAAGACTGTGATGGAAATATGCTTTGCTACACTAGGGGTTGAATCACCTACATCTTTCATGTAA
- the LOC125046250 gene encoding uncharacterized protein LOC125046250 isoform X1: MGWLKKDMMKELLKGFLGYAPTEQQIAGFNSIVKIGNSEHLCLGDVAMPLKSPAVKYMENMTTALGHYIRDRNEESHSTALKSLQEIKFPVSKIWIDKDILYVKFEREKLMKCILKEVTKNGFNYGKSKLLSLVKINIAESASRESSAPATSYRGHKLAFHVGEILKHAGAAVELQEWDESKPRGKKRQNSPAPILSEQKKDGKGTYKCPGHCPPCAPTIEPSTSAAGGEFERLVARGMPKPEREKKKPQKGMLKEMLDILDPSVSFQPPKGHKKGLIEEIADACKDIKDNIKSSKEPKTETTSYTIENVTEESYPSLPDDKIFKKYCRFNMMSHTGERKMQPLFIPKKVIANPVTPTEEEDNEISLCIAREPLPTTMISKANQYLFAPVVHMKTNKVWDGSAEDLCKILVEELKRAAMQKHGDIDTPEWSQFLEEQAWRCMSLQMLGVSHCSPLKVEVDGVTQNSRESAFILYNYARLCTIFQSFEESVSEGEIPPLPDIEEIDFALLRNDEEWQLVWGYIFHFPDIIEENAVEILKGSGKFRTVAVAKFLGSFSHRVSEYYSRYHVLSEPLPHLLPTIYARLHLLQAVKTVMEICFATLGVESPTSFM; the protein is encoded by the exons ATGGGGTGGCTCAAGAAGGACATGATGAAAGAATTACTTAAAGGATTTCTAGGATACGCACCAACAGAGCAACAGATTGCAGGCTTCAATTCTATTGTGAAAATAG GAAACAGTGAACATCTGTGCCTGGGCGATGTTGCAATGCCTCTAAAGTCCCCAGCGGTAAAATACATGGAGAATATGACCACTGCTCTTGGTCATTACATTAGAGACCGTAATGAGGAGAGCCACAGT acTGCCCTCAAGTCTCTGCAGGAGATTAAATTCCCAGTGAGtaagatatggatagataaagatatcttGTATGTCAAATTTGAAAGAGAGAAGCTCATGAAGTGTATTTTAAAGGAAGTAACCAAGAATGGGTTCAACTACGGAAAAAGCAAACTGCTTTCACTTGTG aaaaTCAATATAGCAGAAAGTGCAAGCAGAGAGTCATCTGCTCCAGCAACTTCATACCGTGGCCACAAACTTGCTTTCCATGTTGGGGAGATTCTCAAACATGCTGGTGCAGCCGTGGAGTTACAAGAATGGGATGAGAGCAAACCcagaggaaagaaaaggcaaaattcTCCTGCACCTATATTAAGTGAACAGAAAAAAGATGGTAAAGGTACTTATAAGTGTCCAGGACATTGTCCTCCTTGTGCTCCTACAATAGAACCAAGTACAAGTGCTGCTGGGGGTGAGTTTGAGAGACTGGTGGCAAGAGGCATGCCAAaacctgagagagaaaaaaagaaaccgcAAAAGGGTATGCTCAAGGAGATGTTAGATATTCTGGATCCATCAGTTTCCTTCCAGCCTCCTAAGGGCCATAAGAAGGGACTTATAGAGGAAATAGCTGATGCTTGTAAGGacattaaagataatataaagTCCTCAAAAGAACCAAAAACAGAGACAACAAGCTATACAATAGAAAATGTCACAGAGGAATCTTACCCATCACTTCCTGATGATAAAATTTTTAAGAAATATTGTAGGTTTAATATGATGTCTcacacaggagagagaaaaatgcaacCATTGTTTATACCAAAGAAAGTAATAGCTAACCCTGTTACTCcaacagaggaagaggataatgagatAAGCCTTTGTATTGCAAGAGAACCACTTCCAACTACCATGATTTCCAAGGCAAACCAGTATCTCTTTGCTCCAGTTGTTCACATGAAAACTAACAAGGTGTGGGATGGATCAGCAGAAGATTTATGCAA AATCTTGGTAGAGGAACTGAAACGAGCAGCTATGCAGAAACATGGAGACATTGATACACCAGAATGGAGCCAGTTCTTGGAGGAGCAAGCATGGAGATGCATGAGCCTCCAGATGCTTGGTGTCTCTCACTGCTCTCCACTGAAAGTAGAAGTGGATGGTGTGACTCAGAACTCGAGAG aatctGCATTTATCTTGTATAACTATGCACGCCTCTGCACCATCTTCCAATCTTTTGAGGAGAGTGTCTCAGAAGGAGAAATTCCACCATTGCCAGACATTGAAGAAATTGACTTTGCCCTGCTGAGAAATGAT GAGGAATGGCAGTTAGTCTGGGGATACATCTTTCACTTCCCAGACATCATAGAAGAAAATGCAGTGGAAATCCTGAAAGGCAGTGGAAAATTTAGAACTGTAGCTGTCGCCAAGTTCTTGGGTTCCTTTTCGCATCGTGTGAGCGAGTACTACAGCCGCTACCATGTCCTGTCTGAGCCTCTGCCACATCTACTCCCCACAATATATGCAAGACTTCATCTCTTGCAAGCTGTCAAGACTGTGATGGAAATATGCTTTGCTACACTAGGGGTTGAATCACCTACATCTTTCATGTAA
- the LOC125046250 gene encoding uncharacterized protein LOC125046250 isoform X3: MGWLKKDMMKELLKGFLGYAPTEQQIAGFNSIVKIGNSEHLCLGDVAMPLKSPAVKYMENMTTALGHYIRDRNEESHSTALKSLQEIKFPVSKIWIDKDILYVKFEREKLMKCILKEVTKNGFNYGKSKLLSLVKINIAESASRESSAPATSYRGHKLAFHVGEILKHAGAAVELQEWDESKPRGKKRQNSPAPILSEQKKDGKEEEDNEISLCIAREPLPTTMISKANQYLFAPVVHMKTNKVWDGSAEDLCKILVEELKRAAMQKHGDIDTPEWSQFLEEQAWRCMSLQMLGVSHCSPLKVEVDGVTQNSRESAFILYNYARLCTIFQSFEESVSEGEIPPLPDIEEIDFALLRNDEEWQLVWGYIFHFPDIIEENAVEILKGSGKFRTVAVAKFLGSFSHRVSEYYSRYHVLSEPLPHLLPTIYARLHLLQAVKTVMEICFATLGVESPTSFM; encoded by the exons ATGGGGTGGCTCAAGAAGGACATGATGAAAGAATTACTTAAAGGATTTCTAGGATACGCACCAACAGAGCAACAGATTGCAGGCTTCAATTCTATTGTGAAAATAG GAAACAGTGAACATCTGTGCCTGGGCGATGTTGCAATGCCTCTAAAGTCCCCAGCGGTAAAATACATGGAGAATATGACCACTGCTCTTGGTCATTACATTAGAGACCGTAATGAGGAGAGCCACAGT acTGCCCTCAAGTCTCTGCAGGAGATTAAATTCCCAGTGAGtaagatatggatagataaagatatcttGTATGTCAAATTTGAAAGAGAGAAGCTCATGAAGTGTATTTTAAAGGAAGTAACCAAGAATGGGTTCAACTACGGAAAAAGCAAACTGCTTTCACTTGTG aaaaTCAATATAGCAGAAAGTGCAAGCAGAGAGTCATCTGCTCCAGCAACTTCATACCGTGGCCACAAACTTGCTTTCCATGTTGGGGAGATTCTCAAACATGCTGGTGCAGCCGTGGAGTTACAAGAATGGGATGAGAGCAAACCcagaggaaagaaaaggcaaaattcTCCTGCACCTATATTAAGTGAACAGAAAAAAGATGGTAAAG aggaagaggataatgagatAAGCCTTTGTATTGCAAGAGAACCACTTCCAACTACCATGATTTCCAAGGCAAACCAGTATCTCTTTGCTCCAGTTGTTCACATGAAAACTAACAAGGTGTGGGATGGATCAGCAGAAGATTTATGCAA AATCTTGGTAGAGGAACTGAAACGAGCAGCTATGCAGAAACATGGAGACATTGATACACCAGAATGGAGCCAGTTCTTGGAGGAGCAAGCATGGAGATGCATGAGCCTCCAGATGCTTGGTGTCTCTCACTGCTCTCCACTGAAAGTAGAAGTGGATGGTGTGACTCAGAACTCGAGAG aatctGCATTTATCTTGTATAACTATGCACGCCTCTGCACCATCTTCCAATCTTTTGAGGAGAGTGTCTCAGAAGGAGAAATTCCACCATTGCCAGACATTGAAGAAATTGACTTTGCCCTGCTGAGAAATGAT GAGGAATGGCAGTTAGTCTGGGGATACATCTTTCACTTCCCAGACATCATAGAAGAAAATGCAGTGGAAATCCTGAAAGGCAGTGGAAAATTTAGAACTGTAGCTGTCGCCAAGTTCTTGGGTTCCTTTTCGCATCGTGTGAGCGAGTACTACAGCCGCTACCATGTCCTGTCTGAGCCTCTGCCACATCTACTCCCCACAATATATGCAAGACTTCATCTCTTGCAAGCTGTCAAGACTGTGATGGAAATATGCTTTGCTACACTAGGGGTTGAATCACCTACATCTTTCATGTAA